Below is a window of Candidatus Methylomirabilota bacterium DNA.
GTGCGCCGCACGAAGCACGGCATCCGCGCGGTGGGCGGTCCCGACGCGCTGTCGCTCCACACCGACCTCCCGCTTCACGGCGAGGCCCTCACGACGGTGTCCGAGTTCTCGGTGCGCGCCGGCGAGCGCCGAACGATCACGCTGTCCTGGAATCCCTCCAACGTGCCCGCGCCCGAGCCCATCGATGCCGAGGCCGCGATCCGCGACACCGAGACGTGGTGGCGGCGCTGGTCGGGGCGAGCCACCTACGAGGGCCCCGACCGCGACGCGGTGCTGCGCTCGCTGATCACGATCAAAGCCCTGATCTACGAGCCCACCGGCGGCATCGTCGCCGCGCCCACCACCTCCCTGCCCGAGTGGATCGGCGGGGTGCGCAACTGGGACTACCGCATCTGCTGGGTCCGCGACGCCACCTTCGCGCTGTACGCCATGATCGCGGGCGGCTATCTCGACGAGGCGCGGGCCTGGCAACGATGGCTGACGCGCGCGGTCGCGGGCACGCCCGAGCAATTGCAGATCATGTACGGGCTTGGCGGCGAGCGCCGCCTCACCGAGCTGGAGCTGCGGTGGCTGCCCGGCTACGAGGGCTCGGCGCCGGTGCGGATCGGCAACGCGGCACATTCCCAGTTTCAATTGGACGTGTGGGGCGAGCTGCTGGACGCCACCTACGCGGCCGAGCGCGCCGGCCTCGAGCCGGATCCGGAAGGCCGTCGCATCATCGCGGGAGTCATGCGGCGCCTGGAGGAGGTCTGGACGCAGCCGGACGAGGGCATCTGGGAGGTGCGCGGACCGCGCCAGCACTTCACCCACTCCAAGGTCATGGCATGGGTGGCGGCGGACCGGATGACGAAGCTCTCGGATCACGCACCGCACGCCCCGCCGCGCGAGCACTGGGGCGCGCTCCGTGACGCCATCCACGCCGACGTCTGCCGCCGCGGCTTCGACACGGGCCGCAACACGTTCGTGCAGGCCTACGGCTCGAAGCACCTCGACGCGAGCCTGCTCATGATCCCGCTGGTGGGCTTCCTGCCCCCCACCGACTCGCGGGTGCGGGGGACGCTGGCCGCGATCGAGCGCCACCTCGTCCGTGACGGCTTCGTGAGCCGCTACACCACCGAGACCGGCGTGGACGGCCTGCCGCCCGGCGAGGGCGCGTTCCTCGCCTGCTCGTTCTGGCTGGTGGACAACCTGGTCCTGCAGGGCCGCCACGACGAGGCGCGCCGGCTGTTCGACCGGCTCCTCTCCCTGCGCAACGACGTGGGCCTGCTCTCCGAGCAGTACGATCCGCGCGCGGGCCGGCAGATCGGCAACTTCCCGCAGGCCCTCTCGCACATCGGGCTCATCAACAGCGCCTGCAATCTGTCGGCGGCGCTGAAGCCCGCCGAGCACCGCGCGGCCGGCTGAGCCTCAGGCGGAGCGGGCGACCGCCTCGGCGAGCCGGCGCCGGGTCGCCTCGCGCTCCGCGTCCGAGGCGTAGTGGCCGCGGGGCCAGAAGAAGCCGCGCAGCCCGTCGCCCTTGCGCCGGGGCACCACGTGCACGTGCAGGTGGGGCACGCTCTGGCTCACCCGGTTGTTCACCGCCACGAAGGAGCCCTCGGCCTCGAGCGCCGGCTCGATCGCGCGCGCCACCGCCGCGGCGGTGTCGAACAGCGGCGCGGTCAGCGCCGGAGGCAGATCGCCGAGCGTGTCGACGTGCCGGCGCGGCACGACCAGGCAGTGACCGGGGAACAGGGGGCGGTGATCGAGGAACACCACCACCTCGGGCGCCTCCAGCACCATCGCGGCCGGCTCCTCGCCGCCCGCGATCCGGCAGAACAGGCAGCCCGCGACGGGGCTCACGACGGGACGATCAGCGGAACAACCCGCGCACCGCGAGGCGGCGCAGGGCCAGGATCGATGCGGTGGGCGAGATGCCCATCGGGCACACGTCGGTGCAGTTCATCTCGGTGTGGCAGCGCGTCAGCGTGTCTTCCGACAGCATGACCGCCGAGCGGTCCTCGTGGGCTCCGTCCCGGCTGTCCGCCTGCAGCGTGTAGAGCCGGTTGAGCGCGGCCGGCCCCGGAAAGCGCTCGTCGTTGGCGACCATGGTGCAGGCCGACACGCACATCCCGCAGCCGATGCATTCGATGGCCGGGTCGATGCGCCCACGCTCCGGGGCGCCGGCCGGGATGCGCGCGGCGGCGGGCGTCGCCTCTTTCGGCACGAAGGCGCCGCCCACCCGCGCGTTCTGCTCGGCCAGCGGGGCCATGTCCACCACCAGGTCCCGGATCAGCGGGAAGTGGTAGAGGGGCCGCACCGTGACGATGCCGGTGCGCAGGCTCTTGAGCAGCGTGCGGCACGCCCAGCGCTCCCGGCCGTTCACCACCATCGCGCAGGAGCCGCACATGCCGACGCGGCAGGCGTAGCGGAAGGCCAGCGTCGGGTCGAGCCGTCGCTGCGCGTCGACGAGCGCGTCGAGGACGGTCATGCCCTCGCGAGCGGGCACCCAGAAGCGCTGGATCCGCTCGCGAAAGCCCGGCGTCCAGCGGAAGACCTTCAGGACCACCGCCACCCCCAGAACGCGGCGAAGATGGCCGCGCCGACCACGACGGCCAGCACCAGCAGGCTGCGATGCCATCGCACCGGCAGGCCGAAGTCGAGCAGGATCGCGCGTACCCCGAGCAGGGCGTGCAGCAGCACCAGGCCGAGCAGCACCGCCTGCACCGGCCGGATGAACGGGTTGCGGAGGTGCAGCGCGATCACCAGCAGCAGCGCCACCGCGGCGCCGCGCTGGACCAGCCACGCCCACATGCCGGCCCGGGTCCCGCGCCACCCTTCCGTGGTGGCCCACCGGCGCCGCAGGATCCGTCGCGGCCGCTTCGCCATCAGTCGCCGACGTCGACGGTGGCGGAGACGCGCCCGGCCGCCGGCTTCATCCGGGTGTAGCGCACCGGCTCGGTCCAGACCTTGGGCCCGGCGCCGTCCTCGTAGCCGGCGAGCACCGTCACCGCGTCGCTCGCGGTGTCCGGGAAGTCGCGGCGATAGTGCGACCCTCGGCTCTCGGTGCGCTCCAGCGCGCTGCGGGCGATCAGCCAGGCGGTGGTGGCCTGGTTCTGGAGGTTGAGCCAGTCCTGCCACGCGACGTTGTAGGCGCCGCCGCCGCGGATCGCGATGCCGTCGAGCCGCTGGCCGATGTCCTCGATCTCGCTCAGCGCGAGCTTCAGCCCTTCGCCGGTGCGGATGAGCCCCACGTGCTCCCACATGACCTGGCGTAGCCGCGCCTGCAGCGGGTAGACGCTCTCGCCCTCGGAGCGCTCGAGCGGCGCGGTGGTGGCCCCGCAGGCCTCCTCCACCATCGGGCCCGGAATCTGGGGCAGCAGGCGGCCCACCACGTAGTCGGCCATCACGTCGCCCGCGATGCCGCCGAACACGGTGGACTCGGCGACCCCGTTGCCGCCCAGGCGATTGGCGCCGTGCACGCCGCCCGAGTCCTCGCCGGCCGCGAAGAGCCCTTCGGTGTCGGTGCGGCAGGCGCGGTCGATCACGACCCCGCCCATCATGAAGTGCGCGGTGGGGCCGACCTCCACCGGCTCGCGGGCCAGATCGCGCCCGAAGTCGCGGCAGCGCCGGACCATCCCGCGGAAATTTCGCTCCACCACCTCGGCGCCCAGGTGCGAAACGTCGATCCACACGCCGCCGTTGGGCGTGCCCCGGCCCTGCTGCACCTCGGTGTAGCAGGCGCGCGCGACCAGGTCGCGCGTGGAGCGCTCCAGCCGCGCCCCGTCGTAGCGCTGCATGAACCGCTCGCCGCGGCCGTTCAGGAGCCGGCCTCCCGCCCCGCGCAGCCCTTCCTCGAGCAGCGCGCCGGTCATGAGGGAGTTCGGCACGATGAGGCCGGTGGGATGGAACTGGACCATCTCCATGTCGCGCAGCCGCACGCCCACCCGCAGGGCCAGCGCGATGCCGTCCGAAGACTTGTCGGCCGAGCACGCGACGACCTTGTACATGGTGGGCCCGCCCCCCATCGCGAGCAGGATGGCGCGGGCGCGCACGAGCAGGAAGGTGCCGCGGCGCACGTCGAGCAGCAGGGCGCCCCCCACCTGTCCGCCCTCACCCCGCAGCAGCTCGACCGCGCGATGCTCCTCGAGCGGGCGGATCGACGGCCGTCGCCATACCTGCTCGGCGAGCCGATTCATGATCTCGATGCCGGTGAGATCACCCTTGTGGATGGTGCGGTCGTGGCTCTGCCCCGCGAACGGCTTCTGGTGGATCCGGCCCTCCGGATCGCGGTCGAAGAAGCAGCCGTAGCGTCCCTCCAGCTCGAGCAGCCGTCCCGGCGCCTCGTTCACCAGCGTCCACACCAGCTCCTGGTCGTTGATCCAGGCGCCGCCCTGCAGGGTGTCGACGAGATGCGCGTCGATGGAGTCGGGGCCCCGCAGCACCGCGTTGTACCCGCCCTGCACCATGCGGGTGCAGCCGGCGCGGCCGAGCAGGCCCTTCACCGCCACCGTGATGGTCAGGCGCGGCGAGCGATCGGCGGCGTGCAGGGCCGCGCAGAGGCCGGCGCCGCCGGCGCCCAGCACCAGGATGTCGGTGGCGAGCGTCTCGACGGTGGATTCGGTGGCCATCGGGCGGCGCGGCGCGCGGCTACTTGGCGGGCGCGGCCACCAGCGCGTCGAGGAGGGCGCGGCCGGCCGGGCCGTCCCATTCGCGGGTGCCGGCGGCCCGCGCGACGAGGCGCCCGTCGCGCCCGATCAGATAGGTCGTCGGCGTGGCGGTCACGCGATACGCGCGCGCGACCGCGCCGGAGGTGTCGAGCAGAACCGGCGGCGTGATCCCGGCTTCGCGGACGTAGCCGGCCACCAGGTCGCGCGGCTCCTCGATGTTCACGGCCAGCACGGTGAACGGCTGGCCCTTCCGCTGGCGCACGACCTTCTCGACGCCGGCCGGCAGCTCGCGTCGGCAGTAGCCGCACCACGTGGCCCAGAAGTAGACGAGCACGACCTTGCCCTGCTGCTCGGCCAGCGTGGCCTTGCCGCCGTCCACCCGCGACAGCGCGATGGCGGGCGGACGCTCGCCGGGCACCGCCACCAGCTTCATCTCCCGCAGCAGCCGGTCGATGTCGTCGGCCGAGCCGGCCGGGCCGGCGAGCCCGAGCACCACCAGCAGTGCGAGCAACCCACGTGCGATCACGTGCTTTTCACCTCCGCCACCCCGTCGAACGTTGCCCCGTCGGGTTCTCTCTCACCGCGGTCGAGGGCTCGATCTCCGCCACGTCGCGGCCGGGGTAACTTACCACGATGCGACTCGGGTCGGGCTCATGGCCCTCAGCATGCCCCGCTTCCCGTCGAAGTCAACGGGCTCGCTATAGCTAGGCGCCGTCGATCCGGTAGGCCGAGGCGTCCGGCTTGAACGCCCGCGGCAGCCACAGCGGCCGGCGGAGGCCGCCGGGGCCGGGCGCGGGGCGCGCCAGCGCCAGCCACTTGCGGTACACCTCGAACGACTTGTTGGTGTCCACCACCACGTCGCCGTAGCGATCGTCGGGGCCGGGACGGCCGACCGTGACCTTCTGGTGCCAGCAGTGCTGCCCGCTCACCGGATCCGGATGCACCGGGAAGGTCAGGTTCTGGTGCACGCCCGCGTCCTCCCACCACACGCGCCCGGAGTCCGGATCGGCGCTCTCGAACGGGCGGATGCCGTGCACGTGGCGGAGGCGCCACTGCCCGGGGGCGGGCCGCTCGAGCGACGCCAGCGCGGTGGACCAGCGCTCGCCTCCGGTGTGCTCGGAGAGCCGCCACCGCCCGAGATGGTGCGAGCAGGCCAGCACGCCCGGGCGGATCGCCTCGGTCACCCACACCCGGTCGACGAAGTGCCCGATCTCGGTGGTGACCTTGAGGAGGTCCCCGGTCTGCACGTCGAAGC
It encodes the following:
- a CDS encoding TlpA disulfide reductase family protein, with the protein product MIARGLLALLVVLGLAGPAGSADDIDRLLREMKLVAVPGERPPAIALSRVDGGKATLAEQQGKVVLVYFWATWCGYCRRELPAGVEKVVRQRKGQPFTVLAVNIEEPRDLVAGYVREAGITPPVLLDTSGAVARAYRVTATPTTYLIGRDGRLVARAAGTREWDGPAGRALLDALVAAPAK
- a CDS encoding succinate dehydrogenase/fumarate reductase iron-sulfur subunit — its product is MAVVLKVFRWTPGFRERIQRFWVPAREGMTVLDALVDAQRRLDPTLAFRYACRVGMCGSCAMVVNGRERWACRTLLKSLRTGIVTVRPLYHFPLIRDLVVDMAPLAEQNARVGGAFVPKEATPAAARIPAGAPERGRIDPAIECIGCGMCVSACTMVANDERFPGPAALNRLYTLQADSRDGAHEDRSAVMLSEDTLTRCHTEMNCTDVCPMGISPTASILALRRLAVRGLFR
- a CDS encoding FAD-binding protein; this encodes MATESTVETLATDILVLGAGGAGLCAALHAADRSPRLTITVAVKGLLGRAGCTRMVQGGYNAVLRGPDSIDAHLVDTLQGGAWINDQELVWTLVNEAPGRLLELEGRYGCFFDRDPEGRIHQKPFAGQSHDRTIHKGDLTGIEIMNRLAEQVWRRPSIRPLEEHRAVELLRGEGGQVGGALLLDVRRGTFLLVRARAILLAMGGGPTMYKVVACSADKSSDGIALALRVGVRLRDMEMVQFHPTGLIVPNSLMTGALLEEGLRGAGGRLLNGRGERFMQRYDGARLERSTRDLVARACYTEVQQGRGTPNGGVWIDVSHLGAEVVERNFRGMVRRCRDFGRDLAREPVEVGPTAHFMMGGVVIDRACRTDTEGLFAAGEDSGGVHGANRLGGNGVAESTVFGGIAGDVMADYVVGRLLPQIPGPMVEEACGATTAPLERSEGESVYPLQARLRQVMWEHVGLIRTGEGLKLALSEIEDIGQRLDGIAIRGGGAYNVAWQDWLNLQNQATTAWLIARSALERTESRGSHYRRDFPDTASDAVTVLAGYEDGAGPKVWTEPVRYTRMKPAAGRVSATVDVGD
- a CDS encoding succinate dehydrogenase; its protein translation is MAKRPRRILRRRWATTEGWRGTRAGMWAWLVQRGAAVALLLVIALHLRNPFIRPVQAVLLGLVLLHALLGVRAILLDFGLPVRWHRSLLVLAVVVGAAIFAAFWGWRWS
- a CDS encoding glycoside hydrolase family 15 protein, yielding MSDRIEDYALIGDGETAALVSRSGSIDWLCMPRFDSGACFAALVGTADHGFWRLAPAGGRSVARRYRDTTLVLETDFEHDAGAVTVVDCMPPRDGPPMVVRQVVGRRGTVPMRMDLVIRTDYGSVVPWVRRTKHGIRAVGGPDALSLHTDLPLHGEALTTVSEFSVRAGERRTITLSWNPSNVPAPEPIDAEAAIRDTETWWRRWSGRATYEGPDRDAVLRSLITIKALIYEPTGGIVAAPTTSLPEWIGGVRNWDYRICWVRDATFALYAMIAGGYLDEARAWQRWLTRAVAGTPEQLQIMYGLGGERRLTELELRWLPGYEGSAPVRIGNAAHSQFQLDVWGELLDATYAAERAGLEPDPEGRRIIAGVMRRLEEVWTQPDEGIWEVRGPRQHFTHSKVMAWVAADRMTKLSDHAPHAPPREHWGALRDAIHADVCRRGFDTGRNTFVQAYGSKHLDASLLMIPLVGFLPPTDSRVRGTLAAIERHLVRDGFVSRYTTETGVDGLPPGEGAFLACSFWLVDNLVLQGRHDEARRLFDRLLSLRNDVGLLSEQYDPRAGRQIGNFPQALSHIGLINSACNLSAALKPAEHRAAG
- a CDS encoding HIT family protein, which produces MSPVAGCLFCRIAGGEEPAAMVLEAPEVVVFLDHRPLFPGHCLVVPRRHVDTLGDLPPALTAPLFDTAAAVARAIEPALEAEGSFVAVNNRVSQSVPHLHVHVVPRRKGDGLRGFFWPRGHYASDAEREATRRRLAEAVARSA